The Neovison vison isolate M4711 chromosome 13, ASM_NN_V1, whole genome shotgun sequence genome includes a region encoding these proteins:
- the LOC122893337 gene encoding olfactory receptor 4K14-like, whose translation MDKANVSTVSEFVLLGLCHSWNMQVLFLIIFFILYLIIISGNIVIMILIITDPHLHCPMYFLLANLSFVDMWLSSVTTPKMITDFLRENKTISFGGCMCQILYVHFVGGGEMVLLVVMAYDRFVAICKPLHYSTIMSLQKCTGLVVASWTIGFVHAMSQMAVIVQLPFCGPREIDSFFCDIPLVIKLACIDSYNLGILMNTDSGVLAMTCFILLLISYTYILLTICQSSKAGASKALSTCTAHITVVVLFFGPCIFIYVWPLSITWVDKFLAVFYSVITPLLNPAIYTLRNKEIKDAMKRFRHYYMDSKGSI comes from the coding sequence ATGGATAAAGCAAATGTGTCTACAGTGTCAGAATTTGTGCTTCTGGGACTTTGCCACTCATGGAACATGCAGGTCttattcttaataatattttttatactttaccTGATTATTATATCTGGAAATATTGTCATTATGATCCTAATCATCACTGACCCCCATCTTCATTGCCCCATGTACTTCTTGTTGGCCAACTTGTCCTTTGTTGATATGTGGCTTTCTTCAGTCACCACTCCAAAGATGATCACAGACTTTCTTAGGGAGAACAAGACTATTTCCTTTGGAGGGTGTATGTGCCAGATCCTCTATGTACATTTTGTTGGAGGGGGTGAGATGGTGCTTTTAGTGGTAATGGCCTATGACCGCTTtgtagccatctgcaagccacTGCACTATTCAACCATTATGAGCCTGCAAAAATGCACTGGGCTGGTGGTGGCTTCCTGGACCATTGGCTTTGTGCATGCCATGAGTCAAATGGCTGTGATTGTGCAATTGCCCTTCTGTGGCCCCAGGGAAATTGACAGCTTCTTCTGTGACATACCCCTGGTAATTAAGCTTGCCTGCATAGATTCCTACAATTTGGGAATATTAATGAACACTGACAGTGGGGTTCTGGCCATGACCTGCTTTATTCTGTTGTTGATATCCTATACCTATATTCTTCTTACTATCTGCCAAAGCTCTAAAGCTGGTGCATCTAAGGCACTATCTACCTGTACTGCCCACATCACAGTGGTGGTGCTTTTCTTTGGGCCTTGCATCTTCATCTACGTCTGGCCACTCAGCATCACCTGGGTGGACAAATTTCTTGCTGTCTTTTACTCTGTTATTACACCTCTCCTAAACCCAGCTATTTATACCCtgagaaataaagagataaaagatgCCATGAAAAGATTCAGACACTACTACATGGATTCCAAGGGAAGTATTTAA